From the genome of Streptacidiphilus rugosus AM-16, one region includes:
- a CDS encoding ArsB/NhaD family transporter, whose translation MGVDVTGHRVSSAEGDSSSEGSADSVGGTSRRRAGALLGRAHPLDWLAVGLLACGLLALAVGLLPTASADQAMQRIAPLLAFLATVILLAELTSRAEVFDVVATGVAKAGRGSYPRLFVLCVVFASVITITLNLDTTAVLLTPVMLALAARVGIAAVPLAMTTVWLANTASLLLPASNLTNLLAADRVALSAVGLAKVMWFPQLVSIAVTMALLWWFYWRSSRRGADAYTPPEVHRPSDPLLFRICALATVGFLVGVLVGGAPIWVSSGGAAVVVVLAFAVRRRGELRLSLIPWRLLIMVPGMFLVVETLDAHGLHRLLASAIGSDGGTLGVLRASGVGGALSNVLNNLPVYLAGESVVPVANHQQLLGLLVGVNVGPVITPWASLAILLWFERCRAFGIQVSLKRFTATGAVLAVTAVTASSLALALTG comes from the coding sequence ATGGGCGTGGATGTGACAGGACACCGGGTCTCCAGTGCTGAGGGCGACAGCAGTTCCGAGGGTTCCGCGGATTCGGTGGGCGGGACGTCGCGTCGCCGGGCGGGAGCCCTCCTCGGGCGCGCCCATCCGCTCGACTGGCTGGCCGTGGGGCTCCTCGCCTGCGGTCTCCTCGCCCTCGCCGTCGGCCTGCTGCCGACCGCCTCCGCGGACCAGGCGATGCAGCGCATCGCCCCCCTGCTGGCCTTCCTCGCCACGGTGATCCTGCTGGCCGAGCTGACCTCCAGGGCGGAGGTCTTCGACGTCGTCGCCACCGGCGTCGCCAAGGCCGGACGCGGCAGCTACCCGCGCCTCTTCGTGCTCTGCGTGGTCTTCGCGTCGGTGATCACGATCACGCTCAACCTCGACACCACGGCGGTGCTGCTCACCCCGGTCATGCTGGCACTGGCCGCCCGGGTCGGCATCGCCGCCGTCCCGTTGGCGATGACGACGGTCTGGCTCGCCAACACGGCCAGCCTGCTGCTGCCGGCCTCGAACCTGACCAACCTGCTGGCCGCGGACCGGGTGGCGCTCTCCGCGGTGGGCCTGGCCAAGGTGATGTGGTTCCCTCAGCTGGTCTCGATCGCGGTGACCATGGCGCTGCTGTGGTGGTTCTACTGGCGCTCCTCCCGGCGCGGCGCCGACGCCTACACCCCGCCGGAGGTCCACCGGCCGAGCGACCCTCTCCTGTTCCGGATCTGCGCGCTGGCCACCGTCGGCTTCCTGGTCGGCGTGCTGGTCGGTGGCGCGCCGATCTGGGTGTCCTCCGGCGGCGCGGCGGTGGTGGTCGTGCTGGCCTTCGCCGTCCGCCGGCGGGGCGAGCTGCGGCTGTCCCTGATCCCGTGGCGCCTGCTGATCATGGTGCCGGGCATGTTCCTGGTGGTGGAGACCCTCGACGCCCATGGCCTCCACCGCCTGCTCGCCTCCGCGATCGGCTCGGACGGCGGCACCCTCGGCGTGCTCCGCGCCTCCGGTGTCGGCGGCGCGCTCTCCAACGTCCTCAACAACCTGCCGGTCTACCTGGCGGGCGAGTCGGTCGTCCCGGTGGCCAACCACCAGCAGCTGCTGGGCCTTCTCGTCGGCGTCAACGTCGGCCCGGTGATCACCCCCTGGGCCTCCCTGGCGATCCTCCTCTGGTTCGAACGCTGCCGCGCCTTCGGCATCCAGGTCTCCCTCAAGCGCTTCACCGCGACGGGCGCGGTCCTCGCCGTGACGGCGGTGACGGCGTCCTCCCTGGCGCTGGCGCTGACGGGCTGA
- a CDS encoding TIR domain-containing protein, whose amino-acid sequence MANSDPAPFDFFISYSPADERWATWIAWTLEEAGHRTIVQAWDFVPGTDFMDFMDRGVSQSTAVIAVLSDRYKTSTYGRMEWQAALRADPHPPYSRLLTVRVEDTDVEGLLSTITYIDLVSVQDATAARELLLSRVQQAVAGRARPERRPVFPGDPSGPNPVPAATGTVAAPRSPVGQLAWGGRRRPAVAPRFPAADPAPRESDTVTVLQLAGPAFGRGQDPDALRAAIWSDLVELTDTGAPAPDLVVVTGDLTATGSPRECDQALAFLTKLRSLLGLDPGRLAVVPGGQDVSLAACRAYFHGCEADEIPPRAPYWPKWRHYTRLFHELYQGLDVVFDADQPWSLFPVPDLHTVVAGLNSSMAYSHRAEDQHGSLGNEQITWFTQALRSYEEAGWLRIGAVRHPLDPSARPRRDALRDTDAFVRLAAPRLNLLLHGPDAGPGPAAPHRLPTSRGELLVVGAGNPADHRLLQVGPERLTWWQTRDTVTPNQLAAPWRSAGTAFPTHGTAEGPAPQEPVAVDVTAAEPRVLSDPQDLLIERVVEVLRTRHQAVTLRRLRGAPPQLLATWQESGFVRQLRIAVCLSTPDAELVEAFADQVRSAATGSDAELVHLGPLPAPELRDRARRLGIRLRSFTEFQGLLDLRDHTRAQTERLLRDDRYPPRLYLPQRYRETAPAGGVEHQDLVGDMLRLLDTDHGRFLLLLGDFGHGKTFALHELAHRLPEELPHVTPLLIDLSTLDKAYSLDGMVAAHLAAQGVDTIELRAFRYMLRQGRIILLFDGFDELVNQVSYDRAADHLQILLDAATDNAKIVVTSRTQHFKSQAQVLTALGERVGLLPQRRVLQLESFNEQQIRRYLENRYGDAQAADERMRLLLGIPDLLALCGNPRLLSFVAELGPERLRAVAGAGRALSTAGLYQEVFDAWLQFEERRGSGAPGSPPGLSLDQMWHATTALALRLWESGRTALRLDELTDIAEVLGPLTEHRMSVPNTAHAVGSGTLLVRSNDGLFHFIHRSVAEWLVAREAAARLARGDHELLERRGLSQLAVEFLCDMADRQACRDWARSVLRNDAGENGEHEEEPNATAGSVGETADAVARGNAAKIISRLRVPAHTDLRGARLVGEDLSHRDFTGVDLTGADLTDARLDGANLSGARLRGTRLIGTTMDGTRLTGADLRDADLRRSRLTRAGLDGVQLAGSRWQRSAVIGSTGDRPLAEIPELRAAAISPGMPVHFGLRPATVGVPYGFGASSARLPEPLTYTPDGELLAVGNEDGSVLVCDAVTGAALRTLTGHSGRVYSVKFREDVLATGAADGTVRLWDPVTGDCRHRLEIHPEGVWPVSLDLAGRQLATGDPTGAVTVWDVATGTPRLQLPGHQKLTLTTQFSADGGLLATGDASSRLEVWDTATGALLAALEGHDGTVYRARFSPDGRLLATGDQGPVLDQRTHRGQRGSVRIWSTETWELVHHFTGHPGRVYTLDFHPGGALLASGDTEGSIRLWDLAAGRPAGEAKGCSGSVYQVSFSPDGGLLAAGDSDGHVRLWQVPPRSEAAPGAAVPPPRRGPASVLTPLPQQPPQHRGSVWACRFRPPTEAEPAGAGPVLISLANDGLIRLWDTATGRSRRIQRGHGRKIGSIDYSADGALLAAAGNDGQVRLWDSATGVRAAQLKGNNDQLVSAVFSPTGPLLATASNDGDVYLWNAATGEFQREIDAETDHTWAEAFDRSGEIVATANDDDSVQLWYRTTGARVTGLPKHRGRVRSIAFDPDGAHVATGADDRLVRVWDLKGESAVELEGHTDRVYAVVFGRGAGAGGDEGWMASASWDGSAIVWRDGAPAHRLVGHVGRIWTAAAHPTLPLLATAGDDGAVRLWDVRSGGLLERLEGPVGRVLSLAFRPDGGQLAAAGEDGAIRLWRIAPDTVPALQATLISTAEGWGMFTPAGRYKHEGVTTGEFWQVIGMCRFEPGELDRHLPTAAQLPLQQPL is encoded by the coding sequence ATGGCGAACAGCGATCCGGCCCCGTTCGACTTCTTCATCAGCTACTCCCCCGCCGACGAACGGTGGGCGACCTGGATCGCGTGGACGCTGGAGGAGGCAGGTCACCGCACCATCGTGCAGGCCTGGGATTTCGTGCCCGGCACCGACTTCATGGACTTCATGGACCGGGGCGTCAGCCAGTCCACCGCGGTGATCGCCGTGCTCTCCGACCGCTACAAGACGTCCACCTACGGCCGGATGGAGTGGCAGGCGGCCCTGCGCGCCGACCCGCATCCGCCGTACAGCCGGCTGCTCACCGTCCGGGTGGAGGACACCGACGTCGAGGGCCTCCTCTCGACCATCACCTACATCGACCTGGTGAGCGTCCAGGATGCCACCGCGGCAAGGGAGTTGCTGCTCTCCCGGGTGCAGCAGGCGGTGGCCGGGCGGGCCAGGCCGGAGCGGCGCCCGGTCTTCCCAGGTGATCCCTCCGGGCCGAACCCCGTCCCCGCCGCCACCGGGACCGTGGCCGCGCCGCGCAGTCCGGTCGGGCAGCTGGCCTGGGGCGGACGCCGGCGTCCGGCCGTCGCACCGCGCTTCCCCGCCGCGGACCCCGCACCGCGCGAGAGCGACACCGTCACCGTGCTCCAGCTGGCAGGCCCCGCGTTCGGGCGCGGGCAGGACCCCGACGCGCTGCGCGCCGCGATCTGGAGCGACCTGGTCGAACTCACCGACACCGGCGCGCCCGCCCCCGACCTGGTCGTGGTCACCGGCGACCTGACCGCGACGGGCAGCCCCCGCGAGTGCGACCAGGCCCTCGCCTTCCTCACCAAGCTCCGCTCCTTACTGGGCCTCGATCCCGGCCGTCTGGCCGTGGTCCCCGGCGGGCAGGACGTGAGCCTGGCCGCCTGCCGCGCCTACTTCCACGGCTGCGAGGCGGACGAGATCCCGCCGCGCGCGCCCTACTGGCCGAAGTGGCGTCACTACACGCGCCTCTTCCACGAGCTCTACCAGGGCCTGGACGTGGTCTTCGACGCCGACCAGCCCTGGTCCCTCTTCCCGGTGCCCGACCTGCACACCGTCGTCGCCGGGCTGAACTCCTCGATGGCGTACAGCCACCGCGCCGAGGACCAGCACGGCAGTCTCGGCAACGAGCAGATCACCTGGTTCACCCAGGCGCTGCGGTCCTACGAGGAGGCCGGCTGGCTGCGGATCGGCGCGGTCCGCCACCCGCTGGACCCGAGCGCCCGCCCCCGCCGCGACGCGCTGCGCGACACCGACGCCTTCGTCCGGCTCGCCGCGCCGCGGCTCAACCTGCTGCTGCACGGACCCGACGCCGGTCCGGGCCCCGCCGCGCCCCACCGGCTGCCGACCAGCAGGGGCGAACTGCTCGTCGTCGGCGCGGGCAATCCCGCCGACCACCGGCTGCTGCAGGTCGGCCCGGAGCGGCTCACCTGGTGGCAGACCAGGGACACGGTCACCCCCAACCAGCTGGCGGCCCCGTGGCGCAGCGCCGGAACCGCCTTCCCCACGCACGGCACCGCCGAGGGGCCCGCACCGCAGGAGCCGGTGGCCGTGGACGTGACGGCGGCCGAACCGCGCGTGCTCAGCGATCCGCAGGACCTGCTGATCGAACGGGTCGTCGAGGTGCTGCGCACCCGCCACCAGGCGGTCACCCTGCGTCGGCTGCGCGGCGCGCCCCCGCAGCTGCTGGCCACCTGGCAGGAGTCCGGCTTCGTCCGGCAGCTGCGGATCGCGGTGTGCCTGAGCACCCCGGACGCCGAACTGGTGGAGGCCTTCGCCGACCAGGTGCGGTCCGCCGCGACCGGCTCGGACGCCGAACTGGTCCATCTCGGTCCGCTGCCCGCCCCGGAGCTGCGCGACCGGGCCCGCAGGCTGGGGATCAGGCTGCGCAGCTTCACCGAGTTCCAGGGCCTGCTGGACCTGCGGGACCACACCCGCGCCCAGACCGAACGGCTGCTGCGCGACGACCGGTACCCGCCCCGCCTCTACCTGCCGCAGCGCTACCGGGAGACCGCGCCGGCCGGGGGCGTCGAGCACCAGGACCTGGTCGGCGACATGCTGCGGCTGCTGGACACCGACCACGGCCGCTTCCTGCTGCTGCTCGGCGACTTCGGGCACGGCAAGACCTTCGCGCTGCACGAGCTTGCGCACCGGCTCCCCGAGGAGCTTCCGCACGTCACCCCGCTGCTGATCGACCTGAGCACGCTGGACAAGGCCTACTCGCTGGACGGCATGGTCGCCGCGCACCTGGCCGCGCAGGGCGTGGACACCATCGAGCTGCGGGCGTTCCGCTACATGCTCCGGCAGGGCCGGATCATCCTGCTCTTCGACGGCTTCGACGAACTGGTCAACCAGGTCAGCTACGACCGGGCCGCGGACCACCTGCAGATCCTGCTCGACGCCGCGACCGACAACGCCAAGATCGTCGTCACCAGCCGCACCCAGCACTTCAAGTCCCAGGCCCAGGTGCTGACCGCGCTCGGCGAGCGGGTCGGACTGCTGCCCCAGCGCCGGGTGCTGCAGTTGGAGTCCTTCAACGAGCAGCAGATCCGCCGCTATCTGGAGAACCGCTACGGCGACGCCCAGGCGGCCGACGAGCGGATGCGGCTGCTGCTCGGCATTCCGGACCTGCTGGCCCTGTGCGGCAACCCCCGGCTGCTGAGCTTCGTCGCCGAGCTCGGCCCGGAGCGGCTGCGGGCGGTCGCCGGGGCCGGCCGGGCGCTCAGCACGGCTGGGCTCTACCAGGAGGTCTTCGACGCCTGGCTGCAGTTCGAGGAGCGGCGCGGTTCCGGCGCGCCGGGGTCGCCGCCCGGCCTGAGCCTGGACCAGATGTGGCACGCCACCACCGCGCTGGCACTGCGGCTGTGGGAGTCCGGCCGCACGGCGCTGCGCCTGGACGAGCTCACCGACATCGCCGAGGTGCTGGGTCCGCTGACGGAGCACCGGATGTCGGTGCCGAACACCGCGCACGCGGTCGGTTCGGGCACGCTGCTGGTCCGCTCCAACGACGGCCTCTTCCACTTCATCCACCGCTCGGTGGCCGAGTGGCTGGTGGCCAGGGAGGCCGCGGCCCGGCTCGCCCGCGGTGACCACGAACTGCTGGAACGGAGGGGCCTCAGCCAGCTCGCGGTGGAGTTCCTCTGCGACATGGCCGACCGGCAGGCCTGCCGGGACTGGGCCCGCTCGGTGCTGCGCAACGACGCCGGGGAGAACGGGGAGCACGAGGAGGAACCGAACGCGACGGCCGGATCGGTCGGCGAGACCGCCGACGCGGTGGCCAGGGGCAACGCCGCCAAGATCATCAGCCGGCTGCGGGTCCCCGCCCACACCGATCTGCGCGGCGCCCGACTGGTCGGCGAGGACCTCTCCCACCGCGACTTCACCGGCGTCGACCTGACCGGCGCGGATCTGACCGACGCCCGACTGGACGGAGCCAACCTGTCCGGCGCCAGGCTCCGCGGCACCCGCCTCATCGGCACCACCATGGACGGCACCCGACTGACCGGGGCCGACCTGCGCGACGCCGACCTGCGCCGGTCCCGGCTCACCCGGGCCGGCCTGGACGGCGTCCAGCTGGCCGGCAGCCGCTGGCAGCGGTCGGCGGTGATCGGCTCCACCGGCGACCGTCCCCTCGCGGAGATCCCCGAGCTGCGGGCCGCCGCGATCAGTCCGGGCATGCCGGTCCACTTCGGCCTGCGCCCGGCCACCGTGGGCGTGCCCTACGGCTTCGGCGCCAGCTCGGCACGGCTGCCCGAGCCGCTCACCTACACGCCCGACGGCGAGCTGCTGGCCGTGGGCAACGAGGACGGCAGCGTGCTGGTCTGCGACGCCGTCACCGGCGCCGCGCTGCGCACGCTGACCGGCCACTCGGGCCGGGTCTACTCCGTCAAGTTCCGTGAGGACGTGCTGGCCACCGGCGCGGCCGACGGCACGGTCCGGCTCTGGGACCCGGTCACCGGGGACTGCCGTCACCGGCTGGAGATCCACCCCGAGGGGGTCTGGCCGGTCTCGCTGGACCTGGCCGGACGGCAGCTCGCCACCGGCGACCCGACCGGCGCGGTCACCGTCTGGGACGTCGCCACCGGTACCCCCAGGCTGCAGCTGCCCGGTCATCAGAAACTGACGCTGACCACCCAGTTCAGCGCCGACGGAGGTCTTCTCGCCACCGGCGACGCCAGCTCGCGACTGGAGGTGTGGGACACGGCCACCGGAGCGCTGCTCGCCGCCCTGGAGGGCCACGACGGCACCGTCTACCGGGCCAGGTTCAGTCCCGACGGCCGCCTGCTGGCCACCGGCGACCAGGGTCCGGTCCTCGACCAGCGCACCCATCGCGGCCAGCGGGGCAGCGTCCGGATCTGGTCCACCGAGACCTGGGAGCTGGTGCACCACTTCACCGGCCATCCAGGACGCGTCTACACGCTGGACTTCCACCCCGGCGGCGCCCTGCTGGCCAGCGGGGACACCGAGGGCAGCATCCGGCTGTGGGACCTCGCGGCGGGCCGCCCGGCGGGCGAGGCGAAGGGCTGCAGCGGCTCGGTCTACCAGGTGAGCTTCTCCCCCGACGGCGGCCTGCTCGCGGCCGGCGACAGCGACGGGCACGTCCGGCTCTGGCAGGTGCCGCCCCGCTCCGAGGCCGCGCCCGGCGCGGCGGTGCCGCCGCCGCGGCGCGGACCGGCGTCGGTGCTGACGCCGCTGCCGCAGCAGCCGCCGCAGCACCGCGGTTCGGTCTGGGCCTGCCGCTTCCGGCCGCCGACCGAGGCCGAGCCCGCCGGTGCGGGCCCGGTGCTCATCAGCCTCGCCAACGACGGCCTGATCCGGCTCTGGGACACCGCGACGGGCCGCAGCCGCCGCATCCAGCGCGGCCACGGCCGCAAGATCGGCTCGATCGACTACAGCGCCGACGGCGCGCTGCTGGCCGCCGCCGGCAACGACGGCCAGGTCCGCCTCTGGGACAGCGCCACCGGCGTGCGCGCCGCGCAACTGAAAGGCAACAACGACCAGTTGGTCTCGGCGGTGTTCAGCCCGACCGGCCCGCTGCTGGCGACGGCGAGCAACGACGGCGACGTGTACCTGTGGAACGCGGCGACCGGCGAGTTCCAGCGCGAGATCGACGCCGAGACGGACCACACCTGGGCGGAGGCCTTCGACCGCTCCGGCGAGATCGTCGCCACCGCGAACGACGACGACTCGGTGCAGCTCTGGTACCGCACCACCGGCGCCCGGGTGACCGGCCTGCCCAAGCACCGCGGCCGGGTCCGCTCCATCGCCTTCGACCCCGACGGCGCGCACGTCGCCACGGGCGCGGACGACCGGCTGGTCAGGGTCTGGGACCTCAAGGGCGAGTCGGCCGTCGAGCTGGAGGGCCACACGGACCGCGTCTACGCCGTGGTCTTCGGTCGCGGCGCGGGAGCCGGCGGGGACGAGGGCTGGATGGCCAGCGCCTCCTGGGACGGCTCCGCGATCGTGTGGCGCGACGGCGCCCCCGCGCACCGGCTCGTCGGCCATGTCGGCCGGATCTGGACGGCGGCGGCCCACCCGACGCTGCCGCTGCTCGCGACGGCGGGCGACGACGGCGCGGTGCGCCTGTGGGACGTGCGCTCGGGCGGACTGCTGGAGCGGCTGGAGGGGCCGGTCGGGCGCGTCCTGTCGCTCGCCTTCCGCCCGGACGGCGGCCAGCTCGCCGCGGCGGGCGAGGACGGCGCGATCCGCCTGTGGCGCATCGCGCCGGACACGGTTCCCGCCCTCCAGGCGACGCTGATCAGCACGGCGGAGGGCTGGGGCATGTTCACCCCGGCGGGCCGCTACAAGCACGAGGGCGTCACCACCGGCGAGTTCTGGCAGGTCATCGGCATGTGCCGCTTCGAACCCGGCGAACTCGACCGCCACCTCCCCACCGCCGCCCAACTCCCCCTCCAGCAACCGCTCTGA
- a CDS encoding FAD-dependent oxidoreductase, with amino-acid sequence MGGLRVAVVGAGLGGLCLAQGLRRVGVEVEVYERDAGPGARPQGYRLHLDARAGLALQQCLPPALFALFQATCGRPSRQFSVLSDQLRVLHEARGEEGVDRYAPATLSTSVHRQTLREVLGAGLDDRIHYGRELRGFAADASGVRLRFADGGSTDADLLVGADGVGSVTRRALLPHARVVDTGGRCLYGSTPLNDEARALLPPALHQGFTAFVGGRTGMAAGLVRLRQQPEQAAARIAPEARLSPVADYLMWAVTAQRARFRVSDAELSAAGPATLHALAAGAIRGWHPDLRRLVELAEVDRTFLAVIRSAEPVPAWEPGPVTLLGDAIHAMSPARGSGANTALQDAATLCRELTAHPGEPVLAVGAYEAAMREYGFAAVEASRRAEAEGGARGAGRLAFWLYRRLARG; translated from the coding sequence ATGGGTGGACTGCGGGTGGCGGTCGTGGGGGCGGGGCTCGGGGGGCTGTGCTTGGCACAGGGCCTGCGGCGGGTCGGGGTCGAGGTGGAGGTGTACGAGCGGGACGCCGGGCCGGGCGCCCGGCCGCAGGGGTACCGGCTTCATCTGGACGCCAGGGCCGGGCTCGCGCTCCAGCAGTGCCTGCCGCCCGCCCTGTTCGCACTGTTCCAGGCCACCTGCGGCCGGCCCAGCCGGCAGTTCAGCGTGCTCAGCGACCAGCTACGGGTGCTGCACGAGGCCCGCGGGGAGGAGGGCGTCGACCGGTACGCCCCTGCCACCCTCTCCACCTCCGTGCACCGGCAGACGCTCCGCGAAGTCCTCGGGGCGGGCCTCGACGACCGGATCCACTACGGACGCGAACTGCGCGGCTTCGCCGCGGACGCCTCCGGCGTCCGGCTGCGCTTCGCGGACGGCGGCAGCACCGACGCGGACCTGCTGGTCGGCGCGGACGGCGTCGGCTCCGTGACGCGGCGCGCGCTGCTGCCCCACGCCCGGGTCGTCGACACCGGCGGACGCTGCCTCTACGGCAGCACGCCGCTCAACGACGAGGCCCGTGCCCTGCTGCCGCCGGCCCTGCACCAGGGCTTCACCGCCTTCGTCGGCGGGCGCACCGGGATGGCCGCCGGACTGGTCCGCCTGCGGCAGCAGCCGGAGCAGGCGGCGGCGCGGATCGCGCCCGAGGCGCGGCTCTCGCCCGTCGCGGACTACCTGATGTGGGCGGTGACCGCGCAACGCGCCCGGTTCCGCGTCTCCGACGCCGAGCTCTCCGCGGCCGGTCCGGCCACCCTGCACGCGCTGGCCGCCGGCGCGATCCGCGGCTGGCACCCCGACCTGCGCCGGCTGGTCGAGCTCGCCGAGGTCGACCGGACCTTCCTGGCCGTGATCCGCTCGGCCGAGCCCGTCCCGGCCTGGGAGCCGGGACCGGTCACGCTGCTCGGCGACGCGATCCACGCGATGAGCCCGGCTCGCGGGTCGGGCGCGAACACCGCGCTGCAGGACGCCGCGACGCTCTGCCGGGAGCTGACCGCGCACCCCGGCGAACCGGTCCTTGCCGTCGGCGCGTACGAGGCGGCGATGCGGGAGTACGGCTTCGCCGCGGTCGAGGCCTCCCGCCGGGCCGAGGCGGAGGGCGGCGCGCGTGGCGCGGGCCGGCTCGCGTTCTGGCTCTACCGCCGCCTCGCGCGCGGCTGA
- a CDS encoding heavy metal-binding domain-containing protein, producing the protein MSTPGTPQVQISDIARGRLDGSRQGRPCFTSDLSVNEFVLVTESGFDPLGMVMGTSVYHVGTQYGGWKVSQELGMLTQAMYNARELAMSRMEAEAAQLGADGVIGVTLRPMNYVFMGDVIEYVATGTAVRATEGGGTYRAPNGKPFTTNLSGQDFWTLWQHGWLPRRLVLGNCVYHVAHQSLRQTLNQVGQNAELPQFTQALYDARELAMARMQYEGQQLGSDGIVGTRVEDSRYWGEHAVEFFALGTAVSRVRPDVSPVRPTMTMPLNG; encoded by the coding sequence ATGAGCACACCGGGAACTCCGCAGGTCCAGATCTCCGACATCGCCCGCGGCCGCCTCGACGGTTCGCGGCAGGGGCGTCCCTGCTTCACCTCGGACCTTTCCGTCAACGAGTTCGTGCTCGTCACCGAGTCGGGCTTCGACCCGCTGGGCATGGTGATGGGCACCAGCGTCTACCACGTCGGCACCCAGTACGGCGGCTGGAAGGTCAGCCAGGAGCTCGGCATGCTGACCCAGGCCATGTACAACGCCCGCGAGCTGGCGATGAGCCGGATGGAGGCGGAGGCGGCGCAGTTGGGCGCGGACGGGGTGATCGGCGTGACGCTGCGCCCGATGAACTACGTCTTCATGGGCGACGTCATCGAGTACGTCGCCACCGGCACCGCCGTGCGCGCCACCGAGGGCGGCGGCACCTACCGCGCGCCCAACGGCAAGCCGTTCACCACCAACCTCTCCGGGCAGGACTTCTGGACGCTCTGGCAGCACGGCTGGCTGCCGCGCCGTCTCGTCCTCGGCAACTGCGTCTACCACGTCGCCCACCAGTCGCTGCGGCAGACGCTCAACCAGGTCGGCCAGAACGCGGAGCTGCCGCAGTTCACCCAGGCCCTCTACGACGCCCGCGAGCTGGCCATGGCCCGGATGCAGTACGAGGGGCAGCAGTTGGGCTCGGACGGCATCGTGGGCACGAGGGTGGAGGACTCCCGTTACTGGGGCGAGCACGCGGTGGAGTTCTTCGCCCTCGGCACGGCCGTGAGCCGGGTCAGGCCGGACGTCTCGCCGGTCAGGCCGACGATGACGATGCCGCTGAACGGCTGA
- the tmpA gene encoding 2-trimethylaminoethylphosphonate dioxygenase: protein MPPTEPAELPALWLRDNCGCPECRDPRTGQKLFQVNELPEKPSVETAELTAGAWEVVWAPDGHRSRYGAEWLTEAAAPDDRTEDAKDLWPTADALGGRLPETTWAAYLEQDGERVGMLDAVRRLGFCLLREVPPHQDQVLEAAHSFGYVRETNYGLRFGVRVEDEPNNLAFTNVRITPHTDNPYRDPVPTLQLLHCLVNDAEGGDSGLVDGFAAAATLREEQPDAFAALTRTPVPFVFRDAVTELRAERPLIGVDPRGRINEVRFNNRSLGTLRRPADEVEAFYAGYRAFAELLLRPERQLEFRLSPGDCLVFDNTRLLHARTAFARGGARHLQGCYADLDGLLSTLAVLRRRPENSMEAAR from the coding sequence ATGCCCCCGACCGAACCCGCCGAACTGCCCGCGCTGTGGCTGCGGGACAACTGCGGCTGCCCCGAGTGCCGCGACCCGCGCACCGGACAGAAGCTCTTCCAGGTCAACGAGCTGCCCGAGAAGCCGTCCGTCGAAACGGCGGAGCTGACGGCGGGCGCGTGGGAGGTGGTCTGGGCGCCCGACGGCCACCGCTCCCGCTACGGCGCCGAGTGGCTGACCGAGGCGGCCGCGCCCGACGACCGGACCGAGGACGCGAAGGACCTCTGGCCCACGGCCGACGCCCTCGGCGGACGACTGCCGGAGACCACCTGGGCGGCCTATCTGGAGCAGGACGGCGAACGGGTCGGGATGCTCGACGCGGTGCGCCGGCTCGGCTTCTGCCTGCTGCGGGAGGTACCGCCGCACCAGGACCAGGTCCTGGAGGCGGCACACTCCTTCGGCTACGTCCGGGAGACCAACTACGGCCTGCGGTTCGGGGTCAGGGTGGAGGACGAGCCCAACAACCTGGCCTTCACCAACGTGCGGATCACCCCGCACACGGACAACCCCTACCGCGACCCGGTGCCGACCCTGCAGTTGCTGCACTGCCTGGTCAACGACGCCGAGGGCGGCGACTCCGGGCTCGTGGACGGCTTCGCGGCGGCGGCCACGCTGCGCGAGGAACAACCGGACGCCTTCGCCGCGTTGACCCGCACCCCGGTCCCGTTCGTGTTCCGCGACGCGGTGACCGAGCTCCGGGCCGAGCGCCCGCTGATCGGCGTCGACCCGCGCGGTCGGATCAACGAGGTGCGCTTCAACAACCGTTCGCTCGGCACACTGCGCCGGCCCGCCGACGAGGTCGAGGCCTTCTACGCCGGCTACCGCGCGTTCGCGGAACTGCTGCTGCGGCCCGAGCGGCAGCTGGAGTTCCGGCTCTCCCCCGGCGACTGCCTGGTCTTCGACAACACCAGGCTGCTGCACGCCCGCACCGCCTTCGCCCGCGGCGGGGCCCGTCACCTGCAGGGCTGCTACGCCGACCTGGACGGCCTGCTGAGCACGCTCGCGGTGCTGCGCCGCCGCCCGGAGAACTCCATGGAGGCCGCGCGATGA
- a CDS encoding phosphonate degradation HD-domain oxygenase produces MTPDQIVDAIAALFEGEGAEDYLGEAVSQAQHMLQAAALAEREGAPPALVAAALLHDVGHFRGAVHGRELMAGAQDNRHSHQGADWLAPWFGPEVTEPVRLHVAAKRYLCAVEPDYFDRLSPASVHTLGLQGGPMSAAEAAEFARHPQAADAVRLRRWDEAAKEPDADDPGFEHYRPLLAALATAGPVPPVRADAAS; encoded by the coding sequence ATGACACCCGACCAGATCGTCGACGCGATCGCCGCGCTCTTCGAGGGCGAGGGCGCCGAGGACTATCTCGGCGAGGCGGTCAGCCAGGCGCAGCACATGCTCCAGGCGGCGGCGCTGGCGGAGCGCGAGGGCGCGCCGCCGGCCCTGGTCGCGGCCGCGCTGCTGCACGACGTGGGTCACTTCCGGGGCGCGGTCCACGGCCGCGAGTTGATGGCCGGCGCCCAGGACAACCGGCACAGCCACCAGGGCGCGGACTGGCTGGCCCCCTGGTTCGGCCCCGAGGTCACCGAGCCGGTGCGTCTCCACGTGGCCGCCAAGCGGTACCTGTGTGCGGTCGAGCCTGACTACTTCGACCGCCTGTCGCCCGCCTCGGTCCACACGCTGGGCCTCCAGGGCGGCCCGATGTCAGCAGCCGAGGCGGCGGAGTTCGCCCGTCACCCCCAGGCCGCCGACGCGGTCCGGCTGCGCCGCTGGGACGAGGCGGCGAAGGAGCCGGACGCCGACGACCCCGGCTTCGAGCACTACCGCCCGCTGCTCGCCGCACTGGCGACGGCCGGACCGGTGCCGCCGGTCAGGGCTGACGCCGCCTCGTGA